One part of the Halostagnicola larsenii XH-48 genome encodes these proteins:
- a CDS encoding ABC transporter substrate-binding protein: protein MARDSVRNETTRRTYVKYAGTVLGGGMLAGCIDGGSSGTDGEDAVTHTVSMAPMGEVSFSGVPENVMVYSLIYADMAVAYGHGDAVNSLGFDADTEGQTLATYYDGLEGVSFDPSGLEQLNTGSGDIMIDKELFYELESDLHLVDPCFVVSMDGWEQSDINEVERNLAPWFGNILSREHADPPEECQDDYEYYTLWELAENVAGVFQEEDRYEQLSTVHDELLNTIESNLPPEEERPTVGSIIYMEETFYPSAINEPGFATADLRPLGVSDAFAGDDVTYETTYDFETMLEIDPDVILHRFGISSYDVAGIRETLEDHSVAGQLSAIENDRFYPSGHPVQGPIMNLFQLEMAAKQLYPEQFGEWPEYDGETYPDFDEDERLFDRERVADIVTGDS, encoded by the coding sequence ATGGCGCGTGATTCTGTCCGAAACGAAACGACGAGGCGGACATACGTGAAGTACGCCGGTACGGTTCTCGGTGGGGGGATGCTCGCCGGTTGTATCGATGGCGGCTCGAGCGGCACAGACGGGGAAGACGCTGTGACGCACACTGTCTCGATGGCTCCGATGGGCGAGGTATCGTTCTCCGGCGTTCCGGAGAACGTGATGGTCTACAGCCTGATCTACGCCGATATGGCGGTCGCGTACGGACACGGCGACGCGGTTAATTCGCTAGGCTTCGACGCCGACACGGAAGGACAAACGCTCGCAACCTACTACGATGGCCTCGAGGGCGTTTCCTTCGATCCGAGCGGCCTCGAGCAGCTAAACACCGGTTCGGGTGATATCATGATCGACAAGGAACTGTTCTACGAACTGGAGTCGGATCTCCACCTCGTCGATCCGTGCTTTGTCGTTTCGATGGACGGGTGGGAGCAATCCGACATCAACGAGGTCGAACGAAACCTCGCCCCCTGGTTCGGGAACATTCTCAGCAGAGAACACGCCGACCCACCGGAAGAATGCCAGGATGACTACGAGTACTATACCCTCTGGGAACTCGCGGAGAACGTCGCTGGCGTCTTTCAGGAAGAGGATCGATACGAACAACTATCGACGGTTCACGATGAACTGTTAAACACGATCGAGTCGAATCTCCCACCAGAAGAGGAACGGCCGACAGTGGGTTCGATTATCTACATGGAAGAGACGTTCTATCCGTCCGCGATAAACGAGCCCGGATTCGCGACCGCCGACCTGCGACCGCTCGGCGTTTCGGACGCTTTCGCGGGCGACGACGTGACCTACGAGACGACCTACGATTTCGAGACGATGCTCGAGATCGATCCGGACGTCATTCTTCACCGGTTCGGGATCTCCTCGTACGACGTGGCTGGGATCCGCGAAACGCTCGAAGATCACTCGGTTGCCGGCCAGCTTTCGGCCATCGAAAACGACCGGTTCTACCCGTCCGGGCATCCGGTGCAGGGCCCGATCATGAACCTGTTCCAACTCGAGATGGCGGCAAAGCAACTCTATCCCGAGCAGTTCGGTGAGTGGCCCGAGTACGACGGCGAAACGTATCCCGACTTCGACGAGGACGAACGGTTGTTCGACCGAGAACGGGTCGCAGATATCGTTACCGGAGACTCGTAA
- a CDS encoding metal-dependent transcriptional regulator, giving the protein MSNRFQYLLVVYLAATSRGEPISPGYVAEKLDRSPAATTEMLQRLESEGLLTYEPYEGVTLTAEGRAGGEEYYEQYAIFRAFFRDILEVDDSEREAMELVGSVSPLVTDRLVETVLEGDRDDILNNSKQTVNYL; this is encoded by the coding sequence ATGAGCAACCGATTTCAGTATCTGCTCGTCGTCTACCTCGCCGCCACCAGCCGAGGTGAACCGATCTCTCCGGGATACGTCGCCGAAAAACTTGATCGATCGCCGGCGGCGACGACCGAAATGTTACAGCGACTCGAGTCGGAGGGACTGCTGACATACGAACCCTACGAGGGCGTGACGCTGACGGCGGAGGGACGTGCTGGCGGCGAAGAGTACTACGAGCAGTATGCGATTTTTCGTGCATTTTTTCGGGACATCCTCGAGGTCGACGACTCGGAGCGGGAGGCGATGGAACTCGTCGGGAGCGTGAGCCCGCTGGTCACCGACCGACTCGTCGAAACGGTGCTCGAAGGTGATCGAGACGATATACTGAACAATAGTAAACAAACTGTAAACTATCTATGA
- a CDS encoding FAD-dependent oxidoreductase translates to MDENTSESTDFDVVIIGGGPAGCAAGIFTARYGFETTIFDRGTAALPRCAHLENYLGFPAGIDIETYYDLIHAHAEEAGCDLVADMVETVDRVDDESTFVVETQDGRRVTATVVVAAAWYNGEYLRPLGGDEMFEKHDHDGEEHEHFDPEYADEDGRTPIDGLYIASPAGQRSVQAIIAAGHGAHVGRCVLADRRREQGYPDGVAQHYDWLRRDAEFSGEWGTRDRWRDWYDDEAGDDHGLVDERYERLRERYIDRAFDTRVPDDVTEDRSRRGLSRLLETLGTDCVLDALDDDAIEAYAAQGHSSETDVA, encoded by the coding sequence ATGGACGAAAACACGTCCGAATCGACCGACTTCGATGTCGTCATCATCGGAGGTGGCCCTGCGGGATGTGCGGCGGGGATCTTCACCGCCCGGTACGGATTCGAGACGACGATTTTCGACCGCGGAACCGCCGCACTCCCGCGGTGTGCACACCTCGAGAACTACCTCGGCTTTCCCGCGGGAATCGATATCGAAACCTACTACGACCTGATACACGCACACGCCGAGGAAGCCGGCTGTGACCTCGTCGCTGACATGGTCGAAACCGTCGATAGGGTCGACGACGAGTCAACGTTCGTCGTCGAGACCCAGGACGGTCGGCGCGTCACTGCGACGGTCGTCGTCGCGGCCGCGTGGTACAACGGGGAGTACCTCAGACCACTCGGAGGCGACGAGATGTTCGAGAAACACGACCACGACGGCGAGGAACACGAACACTTCGACCCGGAGTACGCCGACGAGGACGGACGAACGCCGATAGATGGGTTGTACATCGCGTCACCGGCCGGCCAGCGGAGCGTTCAGGCTATCATCGCCGCCGGTCACGGCGCGCACGTCGGGCGATGCGTGCTCGCGGACCGGCGGCGCGAGCAAGGGTATCCCGACGGGGTCGCCCAACACTACGACTGGCTTCGCCGAGACGCCGAATTTTCGGGCGAATGGGGTACTCGCGACCGCTGGCGGGACTGGTACGACGACGAGGCGGGCGACGACCACGGGCTCGTAGACGAGCGGTACGAACGACTCCGCGAGCGGTACATCGACCGTGCGTTCGACACTCGTGTCCCCGACGACGTCACGGAGGATCGATCTCGTCGCGGACTCAGCCGGCTCCTCGAAACGCTCGGGACCGATTGCGTTCTCGATGCGCTGGACGACGACGCGATCGAGGCGTACGCGGCGCAGGGTCACTCGAGTGAAACCGACGTGGCCTGA
- a CDS encoding DUF7260 family protein, with protein MTTTAPISEALEVAKRTRDAVSETKSAVEQFATAIDEIEPLESVPTLETPTTVGDGGLSVASTARRVVDGPNQIDRIRESFVVAFGSEDGAVNDDQLVETVERVFGPMVSKQLAPTTSDEYTAETERVLHAAVERRRTQLDAVTHAVDVETTSLTETLEAIDPIVEWLESATEPSPLTLEFETLFERHETVSAHRSECDAILSNRQDVLHGTNSFDGRIGLAHRPFVESLYEDCSVRYPVLSCITCLSEACLEYERTMRDQLTRRV; from the coding sequence GTGACTACCACCGCTCCGATTTCCGAGGCACTCGAGGTGGCCAAACGAACGCGAGATGCCGTTTCGGAGACGAAATCGGCTGTCGAGCAATTCGCTACCGCTATCGACGAGATCGAGCCTCTCGAATCCGTGCCCACATTGGAAACACCGACGACGGTTGGGGACGGTGGTCTCTCGGTGGCGTCGACAGCTCGCAGAGTGGTGGACGGCCCGAATCAGATAGACCGGATCCGGGAATCGTTCGTTGTGGCGTTCGGTTCCGAAGACGGTGCCGTCAACGACGACCAACTCGTCGAAACGGTCGAACGCGTGTTCGGTCCCATGGTCTCGAAACAGCTTGCACCGACGACATCCGACGAGTATACCGCCGAGACCGAACGGGTACTCCACGCGGCCGTCGAGCGCCGCCGAACCCAACTCGACGCGGTAACGCACGCGGTAGATGTCGAAACAACATCGCTCACAGAGACGCTGGAGGCGATCGACCCCATCGTCGAGTGGCTCGAATCGGCGACGGAACCGTCACCGTTGACCCTCGAGTTCGAAACCCTTTTCGAGCGTCACGAAACCGTTTCCGCGCATCGATCGGAGTGCGATGCGATCCTCAGTAATCGCCAGGACGTCCTCCACGGAACAAACAGCTTCGATGGGCGGATCGGTCTCGCTCACCGTCCGTTCGTCGAATCACTGTACGAGGACTGCTCGGTTCGATACCCGGTGTTGTCGTGTATTACGTGTCTCTCGGAAGCGTGTCTCGAGTACGAACGGACCATGCGGGATCAGCTTACGCGTCGCGTATGA
- a CDS encoding ABC transporter substrate-binding protein, translating into MRRTARSLEEPTRRDAIKYGGAVVGGGLFAGCIDDPGSESTSGDISHSVTMEPVGTVDFESVPETWVPYTGDYADMGVALGQGDGLAAIGVPGRFGAHLYDDLPGVSVDKGDLTELWQDGTTTKELYYELDADVHLIDPNFMINRLEWSRDDVDEIRDNVAPFVGNTIFSRVYDWHDYADYTMYESFEKVAQVFQETDRYEAFKEYHDEILADVHSRLPERTPTIAVLYPAGVPPESFHPYLVGSGTQSKHWNDLNVEDALAQHDVTDAQAGGGEIDYETLLEIDPDAIAIRLQGEITDEYFDSEIRSHLQNHDIAAELQAVQNDRVIYGGLTYQGPIIHLFQLERAAQGLYPDEFGDEQLFDRQQVADIVTGEF; encoded by the coding sequence ATGCGACGAACTGCACGTTCGCTCGAGGAACCGACGCGGCGGGACGCGATCAAGTACGGCGGCGCGGTCGTCGGCGGGGGACTGTTCGCCGGGTGTATCGACGATCCCGGATCGGAATCGACGTCTGGTGACATCTCACACTCCGTCACGATGGAACCGGTCGGAACCGTCGACTTCGAATCGGTCCCCGAAACGTGGGTTCCATACACCGGCGATTACGCCGATATGGGCGTCGCGCTCGGTCAAGGAGACGGGCTCGCGGCCATCGGCGTTCCAGGGCGGTTCGGAGCCCACCTTTACGACGATCTCCCCGGCGTTTCCGTGGACAAAGGCGATCTCACCGAGCTCTGGCAGGATGGAACCACCACCAAGGAACTGTACTACGAACTGGACGCGGACGTCCATCTGATCGATCCGAATTTCATGATCAACCGGCTCGAGTGGAGCCGAGACGATGTCGACGAAATCCGGGACAACGTGGCCCCGTTCGTCGGGAACACGATTTTCTCGCGGGTCTACGACTGGCACGACTACGCCGACTACACGATGTACGAGTCCTTCGAGAAAGTCGCCCAGGTGTTCCAGGAAACCGACCGCTACGAGGCGTTCAAGGAGTATCACGACGAGATCCTCGCGGATGTCCACTCACGGCTCCCCGAACGGACACCGACGATCGCGGTTCTCTATCCAGCGGGTGTCCCGCCCGAATCGTTCCATCCGTACCTCGTCGGCTCCGGCACCCAGTCCAAACACTGGAACGATCTGAACGTCGAAGACGCGCTCGCCCAACACGATGTCACGGACGCGCAGGCGGGCGGCGGCGAGATCGATTACGAAACGTTGCTCGAGATCGATCCCGACGCGATCGCGATCAGGTTGCAAGGCGAGATCACGGACGAGTACTTCGACAGCGAAATTCGGTCGCACCTACAGAATCACGACATCGCAGCCGAACTTCAGGCGGTCCAGAACGATCGCGTTATCTACGGGGGACTGACCTACCAGGGACCGATCATCCATCTCTTCCAGCTCGAGCGAGCCGCACAGGGGCTCTACCCGGATGAATTCGGCGACGAGCAGCTGTTCGATCGCCAGCAGGTAGCCGATATCGTTACGGGGGAGTTTTGA
- a CDS encoding ABC transporter substrate-binding protein: MGRDSTPNGAPTRREYVTYGGTAIAGGLGLAGCLGGDGSADEAGANSHTVSIEPAGSVSFEEVPETYITYKEAWADIAVALGQADGLVGTDLEYGSQEDLNRLFFDELEGVALPLEGVTDIRGGGETVDKEIIYEIDADVHLVDPLFVAQNYWEWSEADVEEISRNVGPFFGSYIRRERGYAIEQDYEFYSLYEGFEKAAKLFDQEQRYEAFAELHDDVIGRVEADLPPEQDRPEIGLINAGSEPDAGTFYVLDPTEPGYEMKHYRDLGIRDAFADADLEEGGEADYETLLEYDPDQIFVHWGITHSDEEFAETFVEPMENHPVGNRLTAVQEGRVYKGGTAEQGPITNLFQTELLAQDQYPDVFGDRELFDRQRVTDIVDGNV, translated from the coding sequence ATGGGGCGTGACTCCACACCGAACGGCGCACCGACTCGACGAGAGTACGTAACCTACGGCGGAACGGCTATCGCGGGTGGACTCGGACTGGCTGGCTGTCTCGGCGGTGACGGCTCGGCGGACGAGGCGGGAGCGAATTCCCACACCGTTTCCATCGAACCAGCTGGATCGGTCTCGTTCGAGGAGGTGCCAGAAACCTATATCACGTACAAGGAAGCCTGGGCGGATATCGCGGTCGCGCTCGGTCAGGCCGACGGCCTCGTGGGAACGGACCTCGAGTACGGCAGCCAAGAGGACCTCAATCGGCTCTTTTTCGACGAGCTCGAGGGTGTCGCGTTACCGCTCGAGGGTGTGACCGACATCCGCGGTGGCGGTGAAACGGTCGACAAGGAGATCATCTACGAGATCGACGCGGACGTGCACCTGGTCGATCCGCTGTTCGTCGCCCAGAATTACTGGGAATGGAGCGAAGCCGACGTCGAGGAAATTTCGAGAAACGTCGGTCCGTTTTTCGGCAGTTACATCCGCCGCGAGCGGGGATACGCGATCGAACAGGACTACGAGTTCTACTCGCTCTACGAGGGATTCGAGAAAGCCGCGAAATTGTTCGATCAAGAACAGCGCTACGAGGCGTTCGCCGAACTGCACGATGACGTGATCGGCCGAGTCGAAGCGGACCTTCCGCCCGAGCAAGACCGCCCAGAAATCGGGCTGATCAACGCTGGCTCCGAGCCCGACGCGGGAACGTTCTACGTTCTCGATCCGACCGAACCGGGCTACGAGATGAAACACTACCGCGACCTCGGTATTCGGGACGCGTTCGCGGATGCAGATCTGGAAGAGGGGGGCGAGGCCGATTACGAGACGCTTCTGGAGTACGATCCGGATCAGATCTTCGTCCACTGGGGGATTACCCACTCCGACGAGGAGTTCGCGGAAACGTTCGTCGAACCGATGGAGAATCATCCAGTGGGCAACCGACTCACCGCTGTCCAGGAGGGACGAGTGTACAAGGGCGGCACGGCCGAACAGGGGCCGATCACGAACCTTTTCCAGACCGAGTTACTCGCACAGGATCAGTACCCCGACGTGTTCGGCGACCGGGAGTTGTTCGACCGCCAGCGGGTGACTGACATCGTCGACGGGAACGTATAA